In the Desulfovermiculus halophilus DSM 18834 genome, TCAATAAGGTAACGATGCAAAGGGGGGATTGTGTCAAAAAGCGATGAATTGCAAGTCTTGGCCAACAAGATTCGACTGCATGCCTTAAAAATGGTGTATACCGCCAAAAGCTCTCATCTGGGCAGCAGTTTTTCCATGGCCGAGTTGATGGCTGTACTGTATGGCAAAATACTCAAGGTGAACCCTGCTGCGGTTGACGATCCGGACCGGGATCGATTTGTCCTCAGCAAAGGGCATGCGGCTGCCGGGTATTATGCCGTCCTGGCTGAATGCGGCTTTATTCCCCTGGACTGGCTGGAGAGTTTTTATCTCAACGGCTGCCGATTGGCCGGGCACGCTACGTGCGGGGTGCCCGGAATAGAGGTCTCGTCTGGGGCATTGGGGCATGGACTTTCCATGGCTGCGGGCATGGCCCTGGCTGCAAAAAGAGATGGCCAGAACTACCGCGTATTCGCCTTGCTCAGTGATGGCGAATGTAACGAGGGCTCTACCTGGGAGGCGGCCATGTTTGCAGCTCACCATGGGTTGGATAATTTGGTAGCTATAGTGGATTACAATAAGATTCAAGCCATGGGCCATACCCGGGATGTTCTGGATCTTGAGCCTTTTTCCGATAAATGGAAGGCCTTTGGCTGGTCTGCCCTGGAAATTGACGGGCATGATGTGGGCGCAATTGAAGATAATCTACAAGGTGTTCCCGTTGCTGACGGGAAGCCTAGCTGTTTTATCGCGCATACGATTAAGGGCAAGGGAGTGAGTTTCATGGAAGATGATGTGTTGTGGCACTATCGTAACCCCCAGGGTGATGAGTATGAAAACGCACTTGATGAACTGGGGGGCAGGAAATGAGAACCGCATTTATCAAGACCTTGACCCAGATAGCTGAGACCGATTC is a window encoding:
- a CDS encoding transketolase — its product is MSKSDELQVLANKIRLHALKMVYTAKSSHLGSSFSMAELMAVLYGKILKVNPAAVDDPDRDRFVLSKGHAAAGYYAVLAECGFIPLDWLESFYLNGCRLAGHATCGVPGIEVSSGALGHGLSMAAGMALAAKRDGQNYRVFALLSDGECNEGSTWEAAMFAAHHGLDNLVAIVDYNKIQAMGHTRDVLDLEPFSDKWKAFGWSALEIDGHDVGAIEDNLQGVPVADGKPSCFIAHTIKGKGVSFMEDDVLWHYRNPQGDEYENALDELGGRK